In the Osmerus eperlanus chromosome 27, fOsmEpe2.1, whole genome shotgun sequence genome, one interval contains:
- the wdr55 gene encoding WD repeat-containing protein 55 has translation MAASLDVEDFSTVTDSATLKLEETEEQDDDSDDKVCVDDLCERKLRDTPEDIKLEAIVNTLAFHPNRDILATGDIDGDIYVYSYSCTEGETKELWSSGHHLKSCREVAFSHDGQKLFSVSKDKSVHLMDVEEGKLVTRITKAHSMPINALLLVDENVLATGDDGGTLKVWDMRKGTAFMELKHHEDYISGIAIDQAKKTLLTTSGDGMMGVFNIKRRRFDLMSEFQSGDLTSVAIMKRGRKVVCGSSEGTIYIFNWNGFGATSDRFAVKAESVDCVVPITDSILCAASMDGVIRAINLQPNRVLGCIGQHVGEPIEQIARSRDSHFLASCAHDQLIKFWDISSLSQMTVSDYRKRKKKDGQLKSLGKKAFGGGDDFFSGLVEETKEKEEEEEEEEEKEGDGKSESDSDSD, from the exons ATGGCAGCCTCCTTG GATGTGGAGGATTTTTCGACAGTGACCGATTCTGCTACCCTGAAATTAGAGGAAACAGAAGAGCAGGAT GACGACTCTGACGACAAGGTGTGCGTAGATGACTTGTGTGAACGAAAACTTCGTGATACGCCAGAGGATATCAAACTTGAGGCCATTGTCAACACCTTGGCATTCCATCCTAACCGAGATATCCTTGCTACTGGAGATATTGACGGTGACATATATGT GTACTCCTACTCTTGCACGGAGGGTGAAACTAAGGAGTTATGGTCATCTGGTCATCACCTCAAGTCCTGCAGGGAAGTAGCTTTCTCTCACGATGGACAGA AGCTGTTCAGCGTGTCGAAGGACAAGTCAGTCCATCTCAtggatgtggaggagggaaAGCTCGTCACGCGCATCACCAAAGCTCACAG CATGCCGATCAACGCCCTGCTGCTGGTGGATGAGAATGTGCTGGCTACAGGGGATGACGGGGGGACCCTGAAGGTGTGGGATATGAGGAAGGGCACAGCCTTCATGGAGCTGAAGCACCACGAGGATTACATCAGCGGCATCGCCATTGACCAGGCCAAGAAAACGCTTCTGACCACCAG tggCGATGGAATGATGGGCGTCTTCAACATCAAGAGACGGCGGTTTGACCTCATGTCAGAGTTCCAGAGCGGTGATCTCACATCAGTGGCTATCATGAAA CGAGGCAGGAAAGTAGTGTGTGGCTCCAGTGAGGGGACGATCTACATTTTCAATTGGAACGGATTTGGAGCCACGAGCGACCGCTTTGCTGTGAAGGCGGAATCGGTGGACTGTGTTGTCCCCATCACAGATAGCATCCTCTGTGCTGCCTCGATGGATGGAGTCATTCG GGCTATCAACCTTCAGCCAAACCGGGTCCTTGGCTGTATAGGGCAGCATGTTGGTGAGCCAATTGAGCAGATAGCCCGCTCTCGTGACTCCCATTTCCTGGCAAGCTGTGCCCACGACCAGCTTATAAAGTTCTGGGATATTTCGAGCCTTTCCCAAATGACTGTGAGTGACTACCGGAAACGGAAGAAGAAAGATGGTCAGTTAAAGTCCCTCGGCAAGAAAGCCTTTGGAGGCGGCGATGATTTCTTCTCAGGACTTGTCGAAGAGAcaaaagaaaaggaggaggaggaggaggaggaggaagaaaaagagggggATGGCAAGAGTGAAAGCGACAGTGACAGTGATTAA
- the LOC134013637 gene encoding pre-mRNA 3'-end-processing factor FIP1-like gives MTNLTEVTVLESVVSLTEPEQVEDEEQWLYGEEPSKRANDSGEIPAVVDAYLPTSMGHSGGNQPLAQDANIPGGDEEDEDSDSDDEDDVKVTIGNIKTGAPSYMGPAMNLSLKPARGYGLTTATKLPPKGINAELLTDYNIVPVVEPETDILKDKPWKKPGADLSDYFNYGFNEETWKGYCEKQRRLQLGLGPSILLSIDKMTVPQARVTLDDTEAPSVKNDFKSDFPSPSVMALTTNRLKAGPPPNRKMGGTIDVIGGHTGAIRRVEGRRREMQEQNPIQVLGDHIKPKSIVPTTGPPPSSIGMPPPHFLHPPPSVPGMPPPVPPPGIPPPSIASLFPPPLAPPPTLMMPPADSNRPLPPLFGYNRGDSSFTNYPPVTSSQMSWGSPMDKGPSMDGGCGHWDYQGQRERDRERDRERDHTPTTSEYNEDGRYHYYGHDREGDREYDCSYHVPHDSSRGRSRDREQHSRDKRHSDKEESSKHKSSKRKPHDDEGDGHRRHKHKRSKRIKGDKEALVDTLEEYND, from the exons ATGACTAACCTGACCGAGGTGACAGTATTAGAATCTGTGGTCTCGTTGACAGAGCCAGAACAGGTTGAAGATGAGGAGCAATGGCTTTATGGGG AGGAACCCTCTAAGAGAGCAAATGATTCGGGTGAAATCCCTGC GGTTGTCGATGCCTATCTGCCGACCTCAATGGGCCACTCTGGGGGGAATCAGCCTCTCGCTCAG GACGCCAACATTCCTGGAGGtgatgaagaggatgaggacagtgacagtgatgatgaggatgacgtGAAGGTCACCATTGGCAACATCAAAACGGGAGCTCCATCCTACAT GGGACCAGCAATGAATCTCAGCTTAAAACCAGCCAGAGGCTATGGTCTAACCACAGCAA CCAAGCTACCACCCAAAGGAATCAATGCAGAGTTACTCACAGACTATAACATAGTGCCAGTTGTTGAACCAGAAACAGACATCTTGAAAGACAAACCTTGGAAAAAGCCAG GTGCTGACCTTTCAGACTACTTCAACTATGGCTTCAACGAGGAGACATGGAAAGGCTACTGTGAGAAACAGCGCAGACTACAGCTTGGCCTGGGGCCCAGCATCCTACTCAGTATTGACAAGATGACA gTTCCGCAAGCAAGGGTAACATTGGATGACACAGAAGCACCATCTgttaaaaatgacttcaaatcagacTTCCCTTCTCCTTCAGTCATGGCCCTGACCACTAACAGGCTGAAGGCAGGACCGCCGCCAAACAG GAAAATGGGTGGAACAATCGACGTGATTGGTGGACACACAGGAGCCATTCGACGAGTTGAAGGACGAAGGAGAGAAATGCAGGAACAGAACCCTATTCAG GTACTTGGAGACCACATCAAGCCAAAATCCATTGTCCCTACAACAGGACCGCCTCCTTCTTCCATAGGCATGCCGCCTCCacacttcctccatccccctccatctGTGCCTGGGATgccccctcctgttcctcctccag GTATTCCTCCGCCTTCCATTGCAA GTCTGTTCCCACCTCCCCTTGCTCCTCCGCCTACTCTAATGATGCCCCCTGCCGATAG TAATAGACCACTTCCTCCTCTATTTGGATACAATCGTGGAG ACTCCAGTTTCACCAACTATCCTCCAGTCACATCCTCACAAATGTCCTGGGGTTCACCCATGGACAAGGGGCCTAGCATGGACGGGGGTTGTGGTCATTGGGACTATCAAGGCcaaagggaaagagacagggaaagagatcgAGAGAGGGACCATACCCCCACCACCAGTGAATATAA CGAGGACGGCCGTTACCACTACTACGGCCATGATCGAGAAGGCGACCGGGAGTACGATTGTAGTTACCACGTCCCTCATGACAGCAGTCGTGGACGAAGCCGGGACAGGGAGCAGCATTCGCGGGACAAAAGACATAGTGACAAAGAGGAAAGTAGCAAGCACAAGTCTTCCAAACG TAAACCGCatgatgatgagggtgacgGCCATCGCAGACACAAGCATAAGAGAAGTAAACGAATcaaaggagataaggaggcccTTGTGGATACGTTGGAGGAGTACAATGACTAA